The following nucleotide sequence is from Mycobacterium sp. 3519A.
ACCGCCAACGCCGCCCACCCCAGCCGCGACAGCGCGACGGCTTCGGAATAGTCGGCGTCGGTCGCACCGTCCTCGCCGAGGCGCGCGCTCAACGGCACGGTGACGCGGTCGAGTTCGACCTTGCCGAGCGCCGCCGCGCGGATACCCATGCTCGGGTCGGCAGTGACGGTGAGGCCCTTGGCCGACGACTCGACGATGAACAGCGCCGGCTTGCCGTTGAGTTGTGCTGCCACGATGAACAATTCGGCGTTCGCGGCCGCGGGTACCAACGACTTCACGCCGTCGAGGCGGTAGCCGCTGGGGGTGCGCACCGCGGTGGTCTTCAACGCGGTCGGATCGAAAAGCGGATATGGCTCGGCGATCGCCACACATGCCTGCGGCACGTTCTCACCCGCGAACTCCTTGAGATACGTCGCCTGCTGATCGGCGCTGCCCCAGTGCGTCAACGCGGAGGCGACGCCGGCAGGCGCCAGGATCGGCAGCGCCAGACCCATGTCGCCGTACGCCAGCGCCTCGGCCACCAGCACGTTGGTCACCGCGGCGCGGTGGGCGGCGATGCCGTCGAAATCCTCGGGCACGTTGATGGCCGTGATGCCCAGTTCGGTCGCCTTGGCGACGAGGTCCGGGGGATAGGCGGTGGCCTCGTCGGCGTCGTGCGCGGCGGGACGGATCACCTCCTCGGCGAACTCGGTGACGGTGTCGACGATCATCTGCTGTTCGTCGTCGGGGGTCAGGTCGAAGTAGTCCGCCCCGCTCTTCTTCAGCCGGGTCGGCCCGCCCGGCGCACCCGAGACCCGCTTGAACTGCCGATTGGCCGCGCCCGCAGCGGTGAACACCTGCTTGACGCCGTACTTCAGGCCGCGGTTCAGCGGATCCCGCAGGTTGTAGCGGTCCAGGAACTCCTGCCCGACGATGGGCGTGATCAGCGCCAACCCGATGTCGGTCGCTGTCCTGCGGTGCTTGTGCATGCCGACGGCGCTCTCTTTGCCCGAGCGCTTCTTGGACGGCAGTGTGTTGGTCATGTCAGCTGCCTCACTTGCTGGTGGACGTGCGCGAACACGCAACTGACTCAAGAGTAAGGTATGCGAACTGACTCTTGAGTAAGGTACGTCGATTTGTTGTGAAGCTCACACGCTCATGCTCTACCTTTAGGCGAACTGAAAGGTGCCTGAATGCGAGTCGGGCTGACGACGCGACTGCTCGTGGCGACGGGCGTGGTCGCGGTGATCGTCACGACCGCATTCGTTCTGCTGTTTGTCGCGCTGGCCTCCGTGCACCGCGCCAGGGATCTGGCCACCCATTCGGCGGACGAGTCGTTCGTCGCCCGCGACGTGCGCCGCACGCTCGGCGACATGGAGACCAACCAGCGCGGTTACATCATCACCGGCGAACCGAACTTCCTCGCCCCGTGGGAATCGGCTCGCCAGAAGCTTCCGGAAAGGTTGACAACGCTGCGCGCCATGGTCGACCACCCGGGTCAGGCCGAGCGGGCCGCGGATCTGCAGACCAGCGCGCTGGCCTACGTCCACGACTACGCGGAGCCTCTCGTCGCCGCCGCGCGCCGCGGTGAACCGTGGGTACGGGGTCTTCCCGCCAGCGAGGAAGGCAAGCAGCGGATGGACGCGCTGCGCAGGCAGCTGGACGAATTCCTGATGACGGAGTTCGCGTTGAGCAACGCGGAGCAGGTGAACGCCGACCGCGACTATCAGCAGGCCACGATCATCGCGGGCGTCGGACTCGGGGCCTCGCTGGTGGTCACCGCGCTGAGCACCCTGTATCTGGCCCGCGGGGTCGTCGGTCCGGTGCGGCGGACCGCCCGAATGGCGGAGCGGCTGTCGGCCGGTGATCTGACGGCGCGGGTGCCCGAGACCAGCAAGGCCGAAATCGGGGTGCTGGAGCGCAATTTCAATGCGATGGGCGAATCGCTGCAGCGCGGTCGTGACGCGCTGGCCCGCGTCACCGACGAACAGGCCGCGCTGCGCCGCGTCGCGACATGCGTGGCGGAGGGGCGGCCGGCGCGGGAGATCTTCACCTCGGTCACCGAGGAAGTCGGATTGCTGCTCGACGCCGAAATCACCCGCCTGTTGCGGTTCGAGTCGGACGGCAGCGCGACGGTGGCCGCCGCGTGGACCCGCACCGGGCACCCGGTGACCACCGGGTCGCGTATCGAGATCGACGTGACCGTGGCGGCGCGCGTGCGCCAGAGCGGAACGTCGGCGCGGATCACCGAAGAGTCGCCGCCCGGCCTGTCGGCGGGCTCCTACTCGGCGGTGGGCGCGCCGATCATGGTCGGCGGTTCACTGTGGGGCGCGATGACTGCGCTGTCGCCGCTGGACCGTCCGCTTCGCGACGACACCGAAGCCCACATGGTCGAATTCACCGACCTGGTCGGCACCGCCATCGCGAACGCGCAAGCCCACGCCGACCTGATGGCATCGCGCGCCCGCATCGTGACAGCGGCCGACGAAGCGCGACGACGCATCGAACGGGATCTGCACGACGGCATCCAGCAACGCCTCGTCGCGCTCGCGCTGAAGCTTCGGTTGGTCGAACCGGACGTGCCCGCGGACCCGCCCACGCTGCGAAATGACTTGGCGGCGTTGGACACCGGGCTGCTAGAGGCGGTCGAGGAGTTGCGGGAGTTGTCCCGAGGCATTCACCCGGCGATCCTGTCCAAGGGTGGACTGGGCCCCGCGCTGCGCTCGCTGTCACGGCGCTGTGCCGTGCCGATCGAACAGGATGTCCACGTCGACGGGCGGCTTCCGGAGAACATCGAGGGCGCGGCCTACTACGTCGCCGCGGAGGCGCTGACCAACGCGGCCAAACACTCGAACGCGTCGGTCGTGACGCTCCGAGCCGTCGTCGAAGATGACCGCCTGGTCCTGACGATCCACGACGACGGGGCCGGCGGGGCCGATCCGTCCGGTGGTTCAGGACTGGTCGGCCTCACCGACCGCGTCGAGGCGGTCGGAGGCACGCTGACCGTCGTCAGTCCACGAGGTGACGGAACGACGTTACGGGCCGAACTGCCACTGCAATTCACCGTCGGGGTGGACTAGCGGTCACCTGTGCCCGCCGCCATGAAAACCGCCGAAGCCGCCGCCGTGAAAGCCGCCGAAGCCGTCGCCGAGCAGGAACGCTTCGTCACCGTACGGGTTGTACGACAAAGGCGCTGGGGTGGCATCGATTTGAACGTTGCCCGGTGATTGGCACACGGTACCGCCGCCGGTGTCGGCACAGTCGTCGCTGACCGTGGCAGCCGACGCGATCGGTGCGGCGAAGATCGCCGCGGCCACCGCGGCGGCACCCAATACCGGTGTGACGTAAGTGAGTTTGGTGCGCATCGCGTTCTCCTTCATCGGCTGTCTTTGATGCACTTCCAGACTGCTCGAGCCAGGAGTCGATGTCGTCCCCGCTGTCGGGTGTCAAGGCCCCCCAGCTAACCGGTAAGCCTGTGCAGAACCGCTTCGTGCAGAAGCTTGTTGGTGGCCACCGCGCTGCCGCCGTGCGGCCCCGGCGATCCGGACAGGTCGGTGAACGCGCCACCGGCTTCGCGCACGACGATGTCGAGTGCGGCGAGGTCCCACAGCGACACCTCGGGTTCGGCGGCGATGTCGACGGCGCCCTCTGCGAGCAGGCAGTAGGAAAAGAAGTCGCCGTAGGCGCGGACCCGCCACACCGCGTCGGTGAGGTCGATGAAGCGGTCCCGCAAGCCCAACTCGGCCCACCCCGACAGGCTCGAGAACGACAGGCTTGCCGATTCGAGGTCGGCCACTGACGACACCGCGATCGGTCGGGGCGCCGCACCGGCGAATGAGGTGAACGCGCCGTCGCCGGCGCCCGCCCACCAACGACGTTGCAGCGCAGGCGCACTCACCACGCCGGCGACGGGGACACCATCCTGCAGCAGGGCGATCAACGTCGCCCACACCGGTACGCCGCGCACGAAGTTCTTGGTGCCGTCGATCGGGTCGATCACCCATTGCCGACCCGTGAACGTCGCGGTGCCGCCGAATTCCTCGCCGAGCACCAGGTCGTCGGGCCGCTCCTGCGACAGGGTGGCGCGCAGGCTCTGCTCGACGCCGCGGTCCGCATCGGTGACCGGCGTCAGGTCCGGTTTTGTGTCGACGTGGAGGTCCAACGCGCCGAAGCGCTCCATCGTCAGCACATCGGCCCGGTCGGCCAATCGGCACGCCAGGACCACGTCATCTCGGACCGCATACATGGCAGCAGTCCTACCATGGCGGTGTGCTGGAGTTCGTGATCATCATCGTGCTCATCGGGGCCCTGGTCGCGCTCGCGGCGCCCTGGATCATGCGACGGCGCGGTGCCGGTGCCGACTGGGTACAGGGCAACCTGCTGGTCACCGGCGTCAGCCCGAAACCAGAAGCCACCGGAGAGCAATTCGTCACGATCACCGGCGTGATCAACGGCCCGACGGTCGACGAACACGTCGTGTATCAGCAGTTGGCCATCGACGTCGCCGACTGGCCGACCATGGGCCAGCTGTTCCCGGTGGTGTACTCGCCGACCAACCCGGACCGCTGGGCGTTCGCCCCGACGGACGCGACGCCCTAACGCGCCGAATGTGGGGTTGACGCACGCTTTCGCCGCCGACGGCGTGCGGGTAACCCACGTTCGCCGCCGGCAAGGTAGAAATCCCTAGCCGTGCGCGATGCGCAGTAGCTCCGCCACACTGGTCAGCTTCACCCGCGGCCTACCGTGCGGCTCGCCGGCTGACCGTTCGTAATCGTTGATCAGCTTCCAGTGGTCGTCGGTGATCAGCTTCGGCTGCCGCGACAGCAGCCACTCCACCAGCGTCTCCGCATAGTCGTCGCCGACATCGGCCAACTCGGCCCCCGACAGGTCGGCGAGCAGCGTGTTGACGGTGTCCTGCGAGTCCTTCTTGTTGCTGCCGATCACGCCGGTGGGGCCACGCTTGATCCAGCCCACCACGTACTCGTTGCGGCTGCCCGCGATCCTGCCGTCGGTGTGCGGGATGGTGCCGCTGCGTTCGTCGAACGGCAGCCCCGGCGTCGGGACCCCTTTGTAGCCGACGGCGCGTACCACGAGTTGCGCGGGGATTTCCTCGCGCTCGCCGGTGTCCTTGGCGACGATGCGGCCGTTGTCGTCGACGAGTTCGTTGCGGCCCAACACAATTGACTGCACGCGACCGTCGCCCTTGATCTCGATGGGGGAGGTGCGGAAGCGGAACACGATGCGCCGCTTGGCGCCCTTCGGCGTGCGTTCGGCGTAGCCGCGCAGCACCTTGATGTTGTTGCGCACCGTCTTGGGCGCGGCTTCCAGGTCCGCCTCGGAGATGTCGGCGAAGTCGGCAGGGTCGACGATCACGTCGACGTCGCCGAGGCCTTCCAGGTCACCGAGTTCGCGTAGCTCCAGCGTCGTGAACGGCGCCTGCAGCGGCCCGCGCCTGCCGACGATCAGCACCTCTTCCACGCCGCGGTCGTGCAGCGACTTCAACGCGTGATCGGCGATGTCGGTGGTGGCCAGCACGTCGGGATCGGTGACCAGGATGCGCGCCACGTCGAGCGCGACGTTGCCGTTGCCGACCACGACCGCACGCCCGCTGGAGACGTCGGGCGCCATCTCCTCGTAGTGGGGGTGGGCGTTGTACCAGCCGACGAAGTCGACGGCGGCCACGCTGCCCGGCAGGTCCTCGCCGGGGATGCCCAGCGCCCGGTCGGCCTGCGCGCCGACGGCGTAGACCACCGCGTCGTAGCGCTCGGCCAGCTCAGCGGCCTGCACATGGTCGCCGACGACGATGTTGCCGAAGAACCGGAACCGCGGATCCAGCGCGGTCTTCTCGAACTGGGCGCTGATCGATTTGATCTTCGGATGGTCCGGTGCCACGCCCGAGCGCACCAGGCCCCACGGGGTCGGCAGCATCTCCAGCATGTCGACCAGGACGTCGGCTTCTTCGGTGGTGTCGGCGAACTTCAGAAGCGAGGCCGCGGCAAAGTAACCCGAGGGTCCTGAGCCGACGATCGCCACATGGTATGGGCGCATGGATCCCTTTTGTCGAGGTTTCTGTCGCTGCCCGGTCACCCGCAGGGGGGCTGTCGCGTGGTGGCCCAGGCTGGTTGCCAGTCCGATGGTAAACCGCCGGTACCCTGAACTCCCGTGGATCCTGACCGCCAAGCCGACATCGCCGCCCTCGACTCCACCCTGACCACGGTGGAGAGGGTGCTCGACGTCGACGGGCTTCGTGGTCGCATCGAAAAGCTCGAGCACGAGGCCTCCGACCCGAATCTGTGGGACGACCAAGCGCGCGCCCAGAAGGTCACCAGCGAGTTGTCGCACGCCCAGGGTGAGCTGCGCCGCGTCGAGGAACTGCGGCAGCGGCTCGACGACCTGCCGGTGATGTACGAGTTGGCCGCCGAGGAAGGTGGCAGCGACGACGTCGCCGAGGCCGACGCCGAACTGCGCAAGCTGCGCGAGGACATCGAGGCGATGGAGGTGCGCACGCTGCTCTCGGGCGAGTACGACGCCCGCGAGGCGCTGGTCAACATCCGCTCCGGCGCAGGGGGCGTGGACGCCGCCGACTGGGCCGAGATGTTGATGCGGATGTACATCCGCTGGGCGGAGGCGCACAAGTACCCCGTCGAGGTGTTCGACACGTCCTATGCCGAAGAGGCCGGCATCAAGAGCGCGACGTTCGCGGTGCACGCCCCGTACGCGTACGGCACGTTGTCCGTGGAGCAGGGCACTCACCGGCTGGTGCGGATCAGCCCGTTCGACAACCAGGGCCGGCGTCAGACGTCGTTCGCCGAGGTCGAGGTGCTCCCGGTGACCGAGACCACCGACCACATCGACATCCCCGAATCCGACGTCCGCGTCGACGTGTACCGCTCCAGCGGGCCCGGCGGGCAATCGGTCAACACCACCGACTCCGCCGTTCGACTCACCCACATCCCGACCGGTATCGTGGTGACTTGCCAGAACGAGAAGTCGCAATTGCAGAACAAAGTGTCCGCGATGCGCGTGCTTCAGGCAAAGTTGTTGGAACGCAAGCGTTTAGAAGAACGTGCCGAGCTCGATGCGTTGAAGGGCGACGGCGGCAGTTCGTGGGGAAACCAGATGCGCTCCTACGTGTTGCATCCGTACCAGATGGTGAAAGACCTGCGCACCGAGTACGAGGTCGGCAATCCCGCGGCGGTATTGGACGGAGACATCGACGGATTCCTGGAAGCGGGAATTCGTTGGCGCAACAGACGAGATGACGAATAGCACCGTAGTAGCAGCGAGTTACGCCGACCGGTGGCATGGCTTCTGGACCGGCAACATCGGCGTCTGGATCCTCGAACGCGGTGTGCCCATTGCGCTGTATCTGATCGGCGGCCTGCTGGCGGCCCGCTTCATCAACTGGATGGCCAACAGGATCGTGCGTCGCATCGATGCCGAGTACCGCGAAAGCGACCAACTGGTGCGCTCGGAGAGCGCCAAGCACCGCCAGGCCGTCGCGTCCGTCATCTCCTGGGTGTCGGTCGCGCTGCTGTTCGTGATGGTGATCGTGCAGGTCACCCAGATCCTGGCGATCCCGATCGGATCGCTGGTCGCGCCGGCCGCCGTGCTGGGCGCGGCGCTCGGTTTCGGTGCGCAGCGCCTGGTGCAGGACCTGTTGTCCGGATTCTTCATCATCACCGAGAAGCAGTACGGCTTCGGTGACCTGGTGGCGCTGACGGTCTCCGGCATCGCCGCCCCGGCGGAGGGCACCGTGGAGGATGTCACGTTGCGCGTCACCAAACTGCGCTCCACCGAGGGCGAGGTGTACACCATCCCGAACGGGCAGATCGTCAAGACCGTGAACCTGTCCAAGGACTGGGCACGCGCGGTGATCGACATCCCGGTTCCCGCCTCGGCCGACCTGAACCAGGTGAACGACGTGCTGCACGGGGTAGCCCAGAAGGCGATGCAGGATCCGAGCCTCGAGGCGCTGCTGTTGGACGCGCCCCAGTTGATGGGCGTGGAGAGCATCGAGTTGAACACGGTGAACCTGCGGATGGTGGCGCGCACGCTGCCCGGTAAGCAGTTCGAGGTGGGACGGCGGATCCGGGTGCTGGTGGTGCGCGCGCTGCGCCGTGCAGGCATCGTGTCACCGAGTGACGGCCACACCCCGCTGGTCGAGGCCATCGTGCATCCCGCGACCGCAGGCGGTGCGGAGGAAAGCCAAGCGCCGCCGGAGCAGGCTAAGTCATGAAGTCGTGGTTCAGCGCCCGTCTCGGCCGGATGCGGGTCTCGACGATCGTGCTGGTCGTCGCGTTCGTGGCGCTGTTCTGGGTCTACCACAACTTCGAGCCCCAGCCGACGCAGCCGCAGGCGCCGCCGACCGCGGTCGTGCCCCCGGGGTTCGTGCCGGACCCGAACTACACCTGGGTGCCGAGGACCAACGTGCGCAGGCCGAAGGAGCCCGAGTACACCACCACGACGACAACCACGACGACGACGCCGACCACCACCAGCCCGACGGACACCACGACACCGTCGCCGGAGGACACCAGCCCGCCGCCGCTCACACCGACCACGACGGTGGTGCCGGGGCCGTTCGGTCCGCAGACCATCACCCAGACGCCGACGCTGACACCGGCTCCGCCCTTACCGGGGTCAGGACCGGCGCCGACGACGCCGGC
It contains:
- a CDS encoding acyl-CoA dehydrogenase family protein, coding for MTNTLPSKKRSGKESAVGMHKHRRTATDIGLALITPIVGQEFLDRYNLRDPLNRGLKYGVKQVFTAAGAANRQFKRVSGAPGGPTRLKKSGADYFDLTPDDEQQMIVDTVTEFAEEVIRPAAHDADEATAYPPDLVAKATELGITAINVPEDFDGIAAHRAAVTNVLVAEALAYGDMGLALPILAPAGVASALTHWGSADQQATYLKEFAGENVPQACVAIAEPYPLFDPTALKTTAVRTPSGYRLDGVKSLVPAAANAELFIVAAQLNGKPALFIVESSAKGLTVTADPSMGIRAAALGKVELDRVTVPLSARLGEDGATDADYSEAVALSRLGWAALAVGTAHAVLDYVVPYVKERHAFGEPIAHRQAVAFMCANIAIEFDGLRLITWRGASRADQGLPFAREAALAKRLGTDKGMQIGLDGVQLLGGHGYTKEHPVERWYRDLRAIGVAEGVVVV
- a CDS encoding CHASE3 domain-containing protein, yielding MRVGLTTRLLVATGVVAVIVTTAFVLLFVALASVHRARDLATHSADESFVARDVRRTLGDMETNQRGYIITGEPNFLAPWESARQKLPERLTTLRAMVDHPGQAERAADLQTSALAYVHDYAEPLVAAARRGEPWVRGLPASEEGKQRMDALRRQLDEFLMTEFALSNAEQVNADRDYQQATIIAGVGLGASLVVTALSTLYLARGVVGPVRRTARMAERLSAGDLTARVPETSKAEIGVLERNFNAMGESLQRGRDALARVTDEQAALRRVATCVAEGRPAREIFTSVTEEVGLLLDAEITRLLRFESDGSATVAAAWTRTGHPVTTGSRIEIDVTVAARVRQSGTSARITEESPPGLSAGSYSAVGAPIMVGGSLWGAMTALSPLDRPLRDDTEAHMVEFTDLVGTAIANAQAHADLMASRARIVTAADEARRRIERDLHDGIQQRLVALALKLRLVEPDVPADPPTLRNDLAALDTGLLEAVEELRELSRGIHPAILSKGGLGPALRSLSRRCAVPIEQDVHVDGRLPENIEGAAYYVAAEALTNAAKHSNASVVTLRAVVEDDRLVLTIHDDGAGGADPSGGSGLVGLTDRVEAVGGTLTVVSPRGDGTTLRAELPLQFTVGVD
- the hisN gene encoding histidinol-phosphatase, producing the protein MYAVRDDVVLACRLADRADVLTMERFGALDLHVDTKPDLTPVTDADRGVEQSLRATLSQERPDDLVLGEEFGGTATFTGRQWVIDPIDGTKNFVRGVPVWATLIALLQDGVPVAGVVSAPALQRRWWAGAGDGAFTSFAGAAPRPIAVSSVADLESASLSFSSLSGWAELGLRDRFIDLTDAVWRVRAYGDFFSYCLLAEGAVDIAAEPEVSLWDLAALDIVVREAGGAFTDLSGSPGPHGGSAVATNKLLHEAVLHRLTG
- a CDS encoding FAD-dependent oxidoreductase encodes the protein MRPYHVAIVGSGPSGYFAAASLLKFADTTEEADVLVDMLEMLPTPWGLVRSGVAPDHPKIKSISAQFEKTALDPRFRFFGNIVVGDHVQAAELAERYDAVVYAVGAQADRALGIPGEDLPGSVAAVDFVGWYNAHPHYEEMAPDVSSGRAVVVGNGNVALDVARILVTDPDVLATTDIADHALKSLHDRGVEEVLIVGRRGPLQAPFTTLELRELGDLEGLGDVDVIVDPADFADISEADLEAAPKTVRNNIKVLRGYAERTPKGAKRRIVFRFRTSPIEIKGDGRVQSIVLGRNELVDDNGRIVAKDTGEREEIPAQLVVRAVGYKGVPTPGLPFDERSGTIPHTDGRIAGSRNEYVVGWIKRGPTGVIGSNKKDSQDTVNTLLADLSGAELADVGDDYAETLVEWLLSRQPKLITDDHWKLINDYERSAGEPHGRPRVKLTSVAELLRIAHG
- the prfB gene encoding peptide chain release factor 2 — its product is MDPDRQADIAALDSTLTTVERVLDVDGLRGRIEKLEHEASDPNLWDDQARAQKVTSELSHAQGELRRVEELRQRLDDLPVMYELAAEEGGSDDVAEADAELRKLREDIEAMEVRTLLSGEYDAREALVNIRSGAGGVDAADWAEMLMRMYIRWAEAHKYPVEVFDTSYAEEAGIKSATFAVHAPYAYGTLSVEQGTHRLVRISPFDNQGRRQTSFAEVEVLPVTETTDHIDIPESDVRVDVYRSSGPGGQSVNTTDSAVRLTHIPTGIVVTCQNEKSQLQNKVSAMRVLQAKLLERKRLEERAELDALKGDGGSSWGNQMRSYVLHPYQMVKDLRTEYEVGNPAAVLDGDIDGFLEAGIRWRNRRDDE
- a CDS encoding mechanosensitive ion channel family protein — protein: MTNSTVVAASYADRWHGFWTGNIGVWILERGVPIALYLIGGLLAARFINWMANRIVRRIDAEYRESDQLVRSESAKHRQAVASVISWVSVALLFVMVIVQVTQILAIPIGSLVAPAAVLGAALGFGAQRLVQDLLSGFFIITEKQYGFGDLVALTVSGIAAPAEGTVEDVTLRVTKLRSTEGEVYTIPNGQIVKTVNLSKDWARAVIDIPVPASADLNQVNDVLHGVAQKAMQDPSLEALLLDAPQLMGVESIELNTVNLRMVARTLPGKQFEVGRRIRVLVVRALRRAGIVSPSDGHTPLVEAIVHPATAGGAEESQAPPEQAKS